The region AGGTCTACGACTCCATGCTGGCCCTGCCGCAGGACCTGCAAGCCGCCCGCGCCCTGCTGGTGGTGGCCATCGTCTTAGCCGTCCTGGGTTTAATGGTGGCCATCGTGGGCGCCCAGTGCACCCGCTGCGTGGAGGACGAGAGCACCAAAGCCAAGATCACCATCGTCTCCGGCGTCATCTTCCTCCTCTCCGGTGTCATGACCCTCATCCCCGTCTCCTGGTCGGCCAACACCATCATCCGGGATTTCTACAACCCGCTGGTGCTGGACGCGCAGAAGCGGGAGCTGGGCACCTCGCTCTACGTGGGCTGGGCGGCCTCCgcgctcctgctgctggggggggccctgctctgctgctcctgcccccccaAAGACGACAGGTACCCCACTGGCAAGGTGGCCTACTCCGCCCCACGCTCCGCCGTCACCAGCTACGACAAGAGGAACTATGTCTgagcccccccggcacccccccgacATCCCATAtacacccccccccgaccccacccCGAAACCCTCATCGCCCTCCGCGGGGAACCGGGGACGGCGCGGTGGGGGGGAACGCGAaggaggggacggggacgaggACGGCGGCGGGGTCAGGGCCGGGCTATGTAAATAGAGACGGTTTCGGTTAAACAAGAGGCGGTTTCGGGTCGGCGGGAGACGCGGGGCCCGCGGTGCCCCTGCCCGCGCCggtgggacgggacggggacagggatggggacggtgcctcccccccgcccgggtgtgtgtgtgtgtgtgtccccctcccccatcGCGACCGGCCGGGCACCGTCTGTCCCTGTTACGCGTGGTCTGTACCGGTTACATTTGTCAATAAACACGTCCTGTTTTGGTAAAACGAGTGTTcctggggcggcggcggggaaccACCGGGAACCAGTatcctcggggctgggggggggggcggggcgatCCCCCCCGGGAACGTGTAACCCTGGAGGGGTGGGGGATGGGAACCCACCGGGAAcggagtgggggggggctgcagccccgccCGCAGAGCCAGCCCACCACCCCCTTCGGTACGGCAGCACCGGCGCTGGGGACGGGGCTCCGCAGGGGgtggcgggcggcggcgaggccGCCATGGGGAGCGGCGCTCCCGGGGCCAAAGTCTGGCTGCGCGGCGGAACACagcgggacacacacacacacacggaccgCTCccaccggcccggcccccgccctccccgccacgCTCCGGCGGGCAGGGACAAAGcgggcgggagccgccgccggtGCGCGGCCCGCCCCGGGGGCTGGCGGCTCGGatggcccccggcccccccgccccgcgccgggcgCGGCCATGGGGGTGGGGGACGGCCCTGACCTTGCCGCCCGCGGAACCCGCCACGCCGCGCCCgtccgccgccagggggcgccccccgccggcggggcggggcggggccgagcGCGCGCACtgcgtcgccgccgccgccgccgccgccgccgccatgatGCTCCGCCGGCTGccgcgcgcccccgccccgctgcggcgcccgcgccccctcccgccgcccgccgccgcccgctccgtgGTGACGTAAGGGCCCGGCCGCGCGCGggacgggggcggcgggaggggtcTCCAGGGGACGGGCGGGGCCGGTAACGGGGACGGGCCACGCGCTCCGGGCGCCGACCACGCCCCCCTCGTTAGCACCGCCCCCGCGTTAGCACCGCCCCCGtgccccggttcccccccccggGTCTGGGGTCTGgctctggccccgcccccgggccCCCCTGTGGCAGCAAGGCAGCCTCGCCCCGGCCACGCCCTCACAGGCCCCGCCCCAcgccccctctccccgcagcGCCGTGCCGCTGGCCCACGCCGTGGTGGGGGGCCGCGGGGACCGGCCGCCCCTGGTGCTGCTCCACGGGCTCTTCGGTAGCCACGGCAACTTCCAGACGGTGGCCAAGGCGCTGGTGCGCGGTGGCAGCGGCAAGGTGAGGCCctggggggcgggtgggggggtgcGAAGGGCGggcggtggccggggctggggtaacggggtgtccctgcccaggcaggtggtGACGGTGGACGCCCGGAACCACGGCGGCAGCCCCCACAGCCCGCTGATGACCTACGAAGCCATGAGCCTGGACGTGCAGCACCTCCTGACCCGCCTGGGCATCGCCAAGTGCATCCTGCTGGGACACAGCATGGGGGGCAAGACGGCCATGACGCTGGCCTTGCAGCGGGTCGGCGGGCGCGGGGCtcccggggctgggtggggggagcgggaggctgcGGGAAGGGGGGTGGCACCTGCGGGGGCTGCTGTCAAGTGCCAGCCTTGCTCACTGCCCCGCGGGGGGTGGCTTTTCTCCGTGACAGTCAGGGTGCCGTCCCACTGTAAGCTGGGAGCAGGAGAAGTCTCTGTCCACCAGCCCATGCTCCGGTGCTGATTGCAAGGGGGCTTGGAGATCTCCCGTGCTAAGGCGCAGGGAAATGGGAACGCGGGGAAGGGGACACGGAGGCAGCAGGGAGTGAAAAGCCTCCAAGGAGTCTGGGTGTGAGCAGAGCCCCATGCCTGGCCCTGCTGGGGACATGTCGGCTGGCATCTATCTGCCCTGCTTGTGTCCCCAGCCAGACCTGGTGGAGCGCCTCATCTCTGTAGACATTAGTCCCGTTACAACCGCGCCCGTTTCCGAATTCTCTGCCTACATCTCTGCCATGAAGTCGGTGAAGATCCCGGATGGTCTGTCCCGCTCTGCTGCCCGCCAGCTGGCTGACGATCAGCTGCGTCCGGTGGTCCAGGTAGGACATCCCACTCCTCGGATGGGGTTTCCACTTCCAGCCTGTCCCTGGGACTGGAGCACGGGGCTTTAGGACCACAGTCCCAGCGGGACTCTCTTCACCCCTGCTCACTCGCCGCTGGAGGACGTCTCACCAGGGCTGCAGGAGTCATGGGGAATGGGAGACAGGCAGAAAGGGGTGGAGAGGAGGACAGAGGGTGCCAGGACATCTTGAGGGCTTGTTGCTCTTACTGAAGAGCATTTGATCCTCTTTTGTGGCAGCTCCCGCAGCTGAGACAGTTCCTCCTCACTAACCTGGTGGAGGTGGAGGGCCGCTTTGTCTGGCGGGTGAACCTGGAGGCTATTTCCCACCACTTGGCAGATATCATGAACTTCCCTGTCTTCCACAAGCCTTATCCTGGCCCTGCACTCTTCCTGGGAGGATCCAACTCACCCTATATCAGGTGAGACTGGAGAGAAGCAGTTCAAAGTCTGTGGTTTGACCCCTTGTGCTCTTCTGCAGCTGCCAAGGGTGGGAGGAAGCCACCGAGATGGGAAAGGTCCTGGAGTGAGCACTGTGCCTCCAGCAGCTGGTGACACCAACGTGCTGGAGAGCCAGGGGGAACCTGGAGGCAGCCCTGGGCTTTCCCAGCAGGGAAGGGGATGTGGTCAGAGCTGGCATCCCCTGGGCAGGGTGTGGGAAGGCACCTGGGTGGCCCTCTGACCACACTTCCCTTGTCCTGCAGCTCCAAAGACTACCCGGAGATCCAGCGCCTCTTCCCCAAGGCAAACGTCCAGCACATCAAAGGTGCAGGCCACATAGTCCATCAGGATAAATTTGAAGAATTCATCACTGCTGTTCTCAGTTTCCTGCCACCACCATAGTGCAGGGGACCAGGGTTTCTGCAAGCACTGCGTGGGACCTGAGGAGCTCCGGGCAGTGATGTGGGGCTCTGTGAGAAGGGGCTCGGCCCAGGACTGGCCGCCCACTTTGCAGTCCGGTCCTGCCTGCAAGGCCTATCCCACCCCAGGTCTCCCGGAGCCGGAGTGGACAGGCACCTCCCACTGAGCTCTCCTGACACGCTGCAGGGACGAAGGGTGGCACCAGCCCAGGACACTGCCCTTCCTGCGCAGCCTGTCCTGCCTGCGCTGGAGGGGACACTCAGAGGGAACAGGAGAGCCCTCTTGTTTTCCTGCTGCCAGACCACCTGGTTGTGGAGCTGGGTGTGACTTTGCAGAATGCGCAATAAAGTTGAATCCATGCCAAGGCAGAAAACGGTTTGGATGTGGCCGCGGAGGACAGgaagggtggtggtggcaggggaaggggctctCGCCAGCGGGGATGCTGGTGGGAGGTGACAATTGGCCTGTAACCTGTGAGCTGTAGGAGCAGTGTGCGGAAGACATAGCTTTGAGGATCCTTCGTGGGTCCCAGGGGGAATCGTGTCCTCCCTCCACATCAGGGGCAGCGGCAAGATCGGGAAGTGGGGCAAGCTGCCTCCTGACAAGGAGATGCTGTGAGCCTGCAAGAGGGAGGCATGGAAATCCATCCCCCCAGCGCATCTGCCCAGCCTGCCCTGAAGGCGGGCATCTCCTCCTCCATCAGCTCCCTCTGATTTCCCACCTCCCACTTACTCAGTGTCCCCAAGGACATGTAACAGCAGCTACTGCCAGATGTAAGGACTGTCTGCCCCCCAAGGGCTAAAGGCAGAGAAGCGGTGCTGTCTGACATGAAAACCCTTGATTAGACAACGGTTAAAGACAGAGATGGGGCGGAAGCAGCTCTGGGGCTGACAGATCGTCTGTCGCAGCTGGGGACAGGCTCTGTCTAGGGACAGTTAAGAGAGACACTAACCAGCTTTGCGTTTGGTGCTCCAGAGCCAAGTGTCTCTGCTGCTTCCTGGGAAGAGTTTGCTCAGTTTGGGGCTGTTTGGAGGCCACGAAAGGAAGGAAGGCCAAGAGACCAAGGACTGTTTTATTCCAGGTCTGTAATTTGCCTAGCAGAGGGGCGTGAGTAGCTGGTTTGGAGATTGACTgtgtttctgcaaagctgttcttggcttttcctcttgtcctttcctTCTCTGAAGAAGTGCATCTCTCTGGCGCAGGGCTGCGTTCACCTAGAGCTTGAGCTTTCTGCTGTATTATCCCAAATTCAACCACTTGTGCTGTCCGTGTATTATTTTTTCACCTGTGAAGAACATTAGACCGAGAAGCTCCTGAGACACTTGCTACTGAAATGAGTTCTTTGAGCACCTGTCTCTGCGACAGCCAGCTCGGAGGTGGGGATGGAATCAGGCCACTGCGTGGTCCCGGCTACCAGCAAACAAGTCCTTTGGATATCCTGACCGAGCTGCAAGGTCTAGAGCCCAGGAGCGATGGGGAATTTCTCCCCGCTCCTCTCCACTGGCCAGGTACCGGGTCTGGAGCACAGACAAGGGCTGCCGCAGAGGTGTGAGGTGAAGAGACTCACCTCGGGCAGGAGATCAGTGGCCTGGGAAGAGGTAGAACTTCCTCAGCATCGTAGTCCGTTCTTGTGACGGCAACTGACGAGGGAATTTTCCAAAGGAATATTGGATCTGGGGTGAGAGAGACAGTGGGGGGAAATCAGAGCAGCTCTGTTCCCAGCGCGGGAAGAGTGCAGGGAGTCAGGAGGCATCCCCAGGGGCATCTCCAGGCATATGTCTGGTGGCACAAAGGATGCCATGGGCTGTGCCAACATGCCGGGCTGGTGCAAGCACACCATGTGGCAAGGTGCTGACGCCTCCAGAGATCCAGCAGAATCTCCAGGCCAACCAGACCCCTTTTTGACAGAGCCTGCTCCTGAGGGGCCTGCCGAAAAACGGCCTGCCCTGGCCCGAGCTCCGCTCTGAGCAGCGTTTCTGCAGCTGGCATGGCTGCATCTGCTGGCACACCTGCAGTTAACTACAAAGCCTCACCTTTCGGAAGATCTCCTGTAAATCACTGTTACAGGCGTGGTTTTGAAACTGCTCTATCAGGTGCTGGATGAAAAGGGAGCCTCTTACTGGGCATCTCCAGGAGACAGTatctggggagggagaagatgccACATGTGATTTCACTGGTGTCCCTTACTGCAACAGTGATTAACGctgggtgctggagcaggagactGGGGTACCTTCTTCAAGATCATTATATTTGGCTCAGCCAGCCCACAGCATCGGAAAAAGACAGGGCATCCCAGGGAAGACAGAAGCGATGTGAATATTTTCTTCAAGCCTCTCTGCTCTCCAATGCTCCCAGGAGCCATCCGTGACCCAGTAGGAGAAGACAGTTTCCCCCAGCCAGCCACTGCAGTGAAATAAATCGGCTGGGGAAgcagtgcaggcagagctggtggggagggctggggcggaGGCAAGGGAaggcagccaggcagggacaCAAAGCTCTGGCTCTGGTGCCACTAAGAGGGATCTGTGGGTGTC is a window of Larus michahellis chromosome 7, bLarMic1.1, whole genome shotgun sequence DNA encoding:
- the ABHD11 gene encoding sn-1-specific diacylglycerol lipase ABHD11 isoform X1; translated protein: MMLRRLPRAPAPLRRPRPLPPPAAARSVVTAVPLAHAVVGGRGDRPPLVLLHGLFGSHGNFQTVAKALVRGGSGKVVTVDARNHGGSPHSPLMTYEAMSLDVQHLLTRLGIAKCILLGHSMGGKTAMTLALQRPDLVERLISVDISPVTTAPVSEFSAYISAMKSVKIPDGLSRSAARQLADDQLRPVVQLPQLRQFLLTNLVEVEGRFVWRVNLEAISHHLADIMNFPVFHKPYPGPALFLGGSNSPYISSKDYPEIQRLFPKANVQHIKGAGHIVHQDKFEEFITAVLSFLPPP
- the LOC141746516 gene encoding claudin-3-like, which produces MSMGLEIGGVSLSVLGWLCSIICCALPMWRVTAFIGNNIVTAQIIWEGLWMNCVVQSTGQMQCKVYDSMLALPQDLQAARALLVVAIVLAVLGLMVAIVGAQCTRCVEDESTKAKITIVSGVIFLLSGVMTLIPVSWSANTIIRDFYNPLVLDAQKRELGTSLYVGWAASALLLLGGALLCCSCPPKDDRYPTGKVAYSAPRSAVTSYDKRNYV
- the ABHD11 gene encoding sn-1-specific diacylglycerol lipase ABHD11 isoform X2, coding for MMLRRLPRAPAPLRRPRPLPPPAAARSVVTQVVTVDARNHGGSPHSPLMTYEAMSLDVQHLLTRLGIAKCILLGHSMGGKTAMTLALQRPDLVERLISVDISPVTTAPVSEFSAYISAMKSVKIPDGLSRSAARQLADDQLRPVVQLPQLRQFLLTNLVEVEGRFVWRVNLEAISHHLADIMNFPVFHKPYPGPALFLGGSNSPYISSKDYPEIQRLFPKANVQHIKGAGHIVHQDKFEEFITAVLSFLPPP